A stretch of Pseudomonas sp. 7SR1 DNA encodes these proteins:
- a CDS encoding OprD family porin — MLNKRISLIALGILSTTHAMANDQAQSKGFVEDSSLKVLLRNAYMNRDYKDGNEDKAEWGQAAIGTFSSGFTQGTIGVGVDAFGLYALRLDGGKGRSGAQGIDFFKQGDSGNAADDLSKFGAAVKFRVSNTVLAYGDQMPALPVLSYDNSRLLPESYTGTLITSKEIKGLELNAGRFTAESRKSAEGRDSGGLKSINVLGGSYQFTEQFKASLYASDVEDVLKKQYVNANYVFPLAKDQSLTLDFNGYRTKLDNSYVRENNVTGDDNKIWSLAATFATGPHSFTLAHQRSTGDSNLGYAYGGYQRGQNRVGDGGNTIYLANSYWSDFNAEDERSWQLGYGLDFTTFGIPGLTYNVAYVRGDNITTSTSEGGTEREIFNQFKYVVQSGAAKDLSVRLRSSVLRVSQKSSEYNVSGNELRVFVDYPINVF; from the coding sequence ATGTTGAACAAGCGCATCAGTCTGATCGCATTGGGGATTTTGAGCACGACACACGCCATGGCCAACGACCAGGCACAATCGAAGGGGTTCGTTGAGGACAGCAGCCTGAAGGTGCTGTTGCGCAATGCCTACATGAACCGCGACTACAAGGACGGCAACGAGGACAAGGCCGAGTGGGGCCAGGCCGCTATCGGTACGTTCTCGTCCGGTTTCACCCAGGGCACCATCGGTGTGGGAGTGGATGCCTTTGGCCTGTACGCGCTGCGTCTGGACGGTGGCAAGGGCCGTAGCGGCGCGCAAGGCATCGACTTCTTCAAGCAGGGCGACAGTGGCAACGCCGCGGATGACCTGTCCAAGTTCGGTGCGGCAGTCAAATTCCGCGTTTCCAACACGGTGCTGGCCTACGGTGACCAGATGCCGGCTCTGCCGGTGCTGAGCTACGACAATTCGCGCCTGCTGCCGGAAAGCTACACCGGCACCCTGATCACCTCCAAGGAGATCAAGGGCCTGGAGCTGAATGCGGGGCGCTTCACCGCCGAGTCGCGCAAGAGCGCCGAAGGCCGTGACAGCGGTGGCCTGAAGTCGATCAACGTATTGGGCGGCAGCTATCAGTTCACCGAGCAGTTCAAGGCGTCCCTGTATGCCTCGGATGTCGAGGACGTGCTGAAGAAACAATACGTCAATGCCAACTACGTGTTCCCGCTGGCCAAGGATCAATCCCTGACCCTGGATTTCAACGGCTATCGCACCAAGCTGGATAACAGTTACGTTCGCGAGAACAACGTCACCGGCGACGACAACAAGATCTGGAGCCTGGCCGCGACGTTCGCCACCGGACCGCACAGCTTCACCCTCGCCCATCAGCGCAGCACCGGCGACAGCAACCTGGGCTATGCCTATGGCGGATACCAGCGGGGACAGAATCGGGTGGGCGATGGCGGTAACACGATCTACCTGGCCAACTCCTACTGGTCGGACTTCAACGCCGAGGACGAGCGCAGCTGGCAGTTGGGCTACGGTCTGGATTTCACCACCTTCGGCATCCCCGGGCTGACCTACAACGTGGCATATGTGCGCGGCGACAACATCACCACGTCCACCAGCGAAGGCGGGACCGAGCGGGAAATCTTCAACCAGTTCAAGTACGTGGTCCAGAGCGGTGCGGCCAAGGACCTGAGCGTAAGATTGCGCAGCTCGGTGCTGCGTGTCTCGCAGAAGTCCAGCGAGTACAACGTCAGCGGTAACGAGCTGCGGGTCTTCGTGGATTACCCGATCAACGTCTTCTGA
- the aguA gene encoding agmatine deiminase, producing the protein MTTLHSTPRADGFHMPAEWATQTQVWMIWPERPDNWRLGGKPAQAAHVAVAKAIARFEPVTVAVSAAQYENARARLDVPNIRVVEMSSDDAWVRDTGPTFVINDSGEVRGIDWDFNAWGGFDGGLYSPWNRDSQVAGKILEIERSPRYRTEGFVLEGGSIHVDGEGTLITTEECLLNRNRNPHLGREEIEAVLREQLAVDKIIWLPDGLFNDETDGHVDNFCCYVRPGEVLLAWTDDEQDPNYSRCHAAMNVLQNSTDAKGRPFIVHKMPIPGPLYATEEECAGVDAVEGSQERNPTVRLAGSYVNFLIVNGGIIVPGFDDPLDATAKDILQNLFAQHEVVMVPGRELLLGGGNIHCLTQQQPAPRTK; encoded by the coding sequence ATGACAACCTTGCACAGCACGCCTCGCGCGGATGGTTTCCATATGCCTGCCGAGTGGGCAACCCAGACCCAGGTCTGGATGATCTGGCCCGAGCGTCCAGACAACTGGCGCCTGGGTGGCAAACCCGCGCAGGCGGCTCATGTCGCCGTGGCCAAGGCCATCGCCCGTTTCGAGCCAGTGACCGTGGCGGTCTCCGCGGCCCAGTACGAAAACGCCCGGGCGCGCCTCGATGTACCGAATATACGTGTGGTGGAAATGTCCAGCGACGACGCCTGGGTCCGGGATACCGGCCCGACGTTCGTCATCAATGACAGTGGCGAAGTGCGCGGCATCGATTGGGATTTCAACGCCTGGGGCGGTTTCGACGGTGGGCTGTATTCGCCGTGGAACCGTGACTCGCAGGTCGCCGGCAAGATCCTGGAGATCGAGCGCAGTCCGCGTTACCGCACCGAAGGGTTCGTGCTGGAGGGCGGCTCGATCCACGTCGATGGCGAAGGCACCCTGATCACCACCGAGGAATGCCTGCTCAACCGCAATCGCAACCCGCACCTGGGCCGCGAGGAAATCGAGGCGGTGCTCAGGGAGCAACTGGCGGTGGACAAGATCATCTGGCTGCCGGACGGCCTGTTCAATGACGAGACCGACGGCCATGTGGATAACTTCTGCTGCTACGTTCGCCCGGGAGAAGTCTTGCTCGCCTGGACCGACGACGAGCAGGATCCCAACTACAGCCGTTGCCATGCTGCGATGAACGTCCTGCAAAACAGCACCGACGCCAAGGGGCGCCCGTTCATAGTGCACAAGATGCCGATTCCGGGACCTCTCTATGCCACCGAAGAGGAATGCGCCGGCGTGGATGCGGTGGAAGGCTCCCAGGAGCGCAATCCGACCGTACGGCTGGCCGGTTCCTACGTGAACTTCCTGATCGTCAACGGCGGCATTATCGTCCCGGGCTTCGACGACCCGCTGGATGCCACGGCGAAGGACATCCTGCAGAACCTGTTTGCGCAGCACGAAGTGGTCATGGTGCCCGGGCGTGAATTGTTACTGGGGGGTGGGAATATCCATTGCCTTACCCAGCAGCAGCCCGCTCCGCGCACAAAATGA
- the aguB gene encoding N-carbamoylputrescine amidase — translation MSRIVTVAATQMACSWDLEANIETAERLVREAAAKGAQIILIQELFETPYFCQKPNPDYLQLATTVEENVAIRHFQKVAKELQVVLPISFFERAGRARFNSIAIIDADGRNLGVYRKSHIPDGPGYHEKYYFNPGDTGFKVWNTRYARIGVGICWDQWFPECARSMALQGAQILFYPTAIGSEPHDKTISSRDHWQRVQQGHAGANVMPLVASNRIGNEEQDGYDITFYGSSFIANPFGEKVQELNETEEGVLVHSFDLDELEHIRSAWGTFRDRRPNLYGAIKTLDGSLES, via the coding sequence ATGAGTCGTATCGTTACCGTTGCCGCCACTCAGATGGCCTGTTCCTGGGACCTCGAAGCCAATATCGAGACCGCCGAGAGGCTGGTTCGCGAAGCTGCGGCCAAAGGTGCGCAGATCATCCTGATCCAGGAGTTGTTCGAGACGCCGTACTTCTGCCAGAAGCCGAACCCGGACTACCTGCAACTGGCGACTACGGTAGAAGAGAACGTCGCCATCCGGCATTTCCAGAAGGTGGCGAAGGAGCTGCAGGTGGTATTGCCCATCAGCTTCTTCGAGCGGGCCGGGCGCGCACGCTTCAACAGCATCGCGATCATCGATGCCGACGGCCGGAACCTGGGGGTGTACCGCAAGAGCCACATTCCAGACGGCCCCGGCTACCATGAGAAATATTATTTCAACCCGGGCGATACCGGCTTCAAGGTGTGGAATACCCGCTACGCCAGAATCGGCGTGGGGATCTGCTGGGATCAATGGTTCCCGGAATGCGCCCGCAGCATGGCGCTGCAAGGCGCGCAGATACTGTTCTACCCTACCGCCATCGGTAGCGAGCCCCACGACAAGACCATTTCGTCCCGCGATCACTGGCAGCGTGTGCAACAAGGCCATGCCGGCGCAAACGTGATGCCGCTGGTGGCCAGCAACCGGATAGGCAATGAAGAACAGGACGGCTACGACATCACGTTCTATGGTTCGTCTTTCATCGCCAACCCGTTCGGCGAAAAGGTCCAGGAACTGAACGAAACCGAAGAGGGCGTGCTGGTGCACAGCTTCGACCTCGACGAACTGGAACATATACGCAGTGCCTGGGGCACATTCCGGGATCGGCGCCCGAACCTGTACGGCGCGATCAAAACCCTCGACGGCTCACTGGAGTCCTGA
- the rfbB gene encoding dTDP-glucose 4,6-dehydratase: MRILITGGAGFIGSALIRHLIHDTGHQVLNLDKLTYAGNLESLSSIDHDSRYEFVQADIVDQPTVSAVLERFKPDAIMHLAAESHVDRSIDGPADFIQTNIVGTYSLLEATRAYWQALPEPQKRAFRFHHISTDEVYGDLHGVDDLFTETTAYAPSSPYSASKAASDHLVRAWQRTYGLPVLLTNCSNNYGPFHFPEKLIPLVILNALAGKQLPVYGDGQQVRDWLYVEDHARALLKVVTEGTVGETYNIGGHNEQKNIDVVRNICALLEELAPHKPEGVEHYADLITFVKDRPGHDLRYAIDAGKIERELGWTPQETFDTGLRKTVQWYLENLLWCRRVQDGSYQGERLGSLDNKESIA, encoded by the coding sequence ATGCGCATTCTCATCACTGGCGGTGCCGGCTTCATCGGCTCGGCTCTCATACGGCATTTGATCCACGATACGGGACATCAGGTCCTGAACCTCGACAAGCTGACCTACGCAGGCAATCTTGAATCCCTGAGTAGCATCGATCATGACAGTCGTTATGAATTCGTACAGGCCGATATCGTCGACCAACCGACTGTCAGCGCGGTGCTGGAGCGGTTCAAGCCCGACGCGATCATGCACCTGGCGGCCGAGTCCCACGTGGATCGCTCCATCGATGGCCCGGCGGACTTCATCCAGACCAATATCGTAGGCACCTACAGCCTGCTGGAAGCGACCCGCGCCTACTGGCAGGCCCTGCCCGAACCCCAGAAGCGCGCGTTTCGTTTCCACCACATTTCCACCGACGAGGTCTACGGGGACCTGCATGGCGTGGACGACCTGTTCACCGAAACCACCGCCTACGCCCCCAGTTCCCCCTATTCGGCCAGCAAAGCGGCGTCCGACCACCTGGTCCGTGCCTGGCAGCGTACCTACGGGCTGCCTGTGCTGCTGACCAATTGCTCGAACAACTACGGGCCGTTCCACTTCCCCGAGAAGCTGATTCCGCTGGTGATCCTCAACGCGCTGGCAGGCAAGCAGCTGCCGGTATACGGCGACGGTCAACAAGTACGGGACTGGCTGTACGTTGAAGACCACGCCAGGGCGCTGCTGAAGGTCGTCACCGAAGGTACCGTCGGCGAGACCTACAATATCGGCGGCCACAATGAGCAGAAGAACATCGATGTGGTACGCAACATCTGCGCGCTGCTGGAAGAGCTCGCGCCACATAAACCCGAAGGGGTGGAGCACTACGCCGACCTGATTACCTTCGTCAAGGATCGTCCCGGTCACGACCTGCGCTACGCCATCGATGCCGGCAAGATCGAACGGGAGCTGGGCTGGACGCCGCAGGAGACCTTCGATACCGGGTTGCGCAAGACTGTGCAGTGGTACCTGGAAAACCTGCTGTGGTGCCGACGTGTCCAGGACGGCAGCTATCAGGGCGAGCGCCTGGGCTCGCTCGACAACAAGGAATCGATTGCATGA
- the rfbA gene encoding glucose-1-phosphate thymidylyltransferase RfbA translates to MMKGIVLAGGSGTRLHPITLGVSKQLLPVYDKPMIYYPISVLMLAGIKDILVISTPQDLPQYRNLLGDGSQFGVQFSYAEQPSPDGLAQAFLIGEQFIGSDPVCLILGDNIFHGQRFSEQLQTAVNRQSGATVFGYWVKDPERFGVIDFNDEGHAISIEEKPTVPKSSYAVTGLYFYDNDVIRIAKSIKPSKRGELEITDVNNAYLQRGDLHVERFGRGFAWLDTGTHDSLLEASQYVQTIEHRQGLKVACLEEIAYQQGWVSREHVLERAGYFGKTGYGQYLFKIVGETR, encoded by the coding sequence ATGATGAAGGGCATCGTTCTGGCCGGCGGTTCCGGCACACGCCTGCACCCTATTACCCTCGGCGTGTCCAAACAGCTGTTGCCGGTTTATGACAAGCCGATGATCTACTATCCGATCTCGGTGCTGATGCTGGCAGGCATCAAGGACATCCTGGTGATTTCCACACCGCAAGACCTGCCGCAATACCGCAACCTGCTGGGCGACGGCAGCCAGTTCGGCGTGCAGTTCAGTTATGCCGAGCAGCCTTCGCCCGATGGGCTGGCCCAGGCATTCCTGATCGGTGAGCAGTTCATCGGCAGCGACCCGGTGTGCCTGATCCTGGGCGACAACATCTTTCACGGCCAGCGCTTCAGCGAGCAGTTGCAGACCGCCGTCAACCGACAGAGCGGCGCGACCGTGTTCGGCTATTGGGTCAAGGATCCGGAGCGTTTTGGCGTGATTGACTTCAACGACGAAGGCCATGCCATTTCTATCGAAGAAAAACCGACCGTACCTAAATCCAGCTACGCGGTGACCGGCCTGTATTTCTACGATAACGACGTGATCCGGATCGCCAAGTCCATCAAACCCTCCAAGCGAGGCGAACTGGAAATCACCGACGTCAACAACGCTTACCTGCAACGCGGCGATCTGCATGTCGAGCGCTTCGGCCGGGGTTTCGCCTGGCTGGACACCGGCACCCACGACAGCTTGCTGGAGGCCTCGCAGTACGTACAGACCATCGAGCACCGACAAGGCCTGAAGGTGGCTTGCCTGGAAGAAATCGCCTACCAGCAGGGATGGGTCAGTCGCGAGCACGTTCTCGAGCGCGCCGGCTATTTCGGCAAGACCGGCTATGGCCAGTACCTGTTCAAGATCGTGGGAGAGACACGTTGA
- the rfbC gene encoding dTDP-4-dehydrorhamnose 3,5-epimerase: MNVIATRLPGVLIIEPKVFGDDRGFFFESFNARAFADATGCALQFVQDNHSRSSRGVLRGLHYQIEQAQGKLVRVTAGEVLDVAVDIRRSSPTFGQWASARLSAHNQRQLWIPPGFAHGFVVLSESADFLYKTTDYYAPAAERCIRWDDPRLAIDWELEDTPILSPKDQNGKSLDEADLFP, encoded by the coding sequence TTGAACGTCATCGCCACCCGATTGCCTGGAGTGCTGATCATCGAGCCGAAAGTCTTCGGTGACGATCGCGGTTTTTTCTTTGAGAGCTTCAATGCCAGGGCGTTCGCCGATGCCACAGGCTGTGCCCTGCAGTTCGTCCAGGACAACCATTCGCGTTCGAGCCGGGGCGTATTGCGCGGCTTGCATTACCAGATCGAACAGGCCCAGGGAAAACTCGTGCGGGTCACCGCCGGAGAAGTGCTGGACGTCGCGGTGGACATCCGCCGCAGTTCGCCCACCTTCGGCCAGTGGGCCAGCGCACGTCTTTCGGCGCACAACCAGCGCCAGCTATGGATTCCGCCCGGGTTTGCCCACGGTTTTGTGGTATTGAGCGAATCGGCGGATTTCCTCTACAAGACCACCGATTACTATGCCCCCGCGGCCGAACGCTGCATTCGCTGGGACGACCCGCGACTGGCCATTGACTGGGAGCTCGAAGACACGCCGATCCTGTCGCCCAAGGACCAGAACGGCAAATCCCTGGACGAGGCCGACCTGTTCCCATGA
- the rfbD gene encoding dTDP-4-dehydrorhamnose reductase yields the protein MTASLRILIIGRNGQVAQALQSRLAGTAELIVRGSDQLDLAHPDNLRSAITALGPDLIINAAAHTAVDQAESEPELAFAINATAPGILAGTAVSLGVPLIHYSTDYVFDGHRREPYTEDDATNPLSVYGRSKLAGEDAIRQAGGQYLILRTSWVYSTRGRNFLLTMQRLLQEKPSLRVVADQIGAPTWAATIADSTAKLIERWQAGQPGAWGTYHLTAQGETSWFGFAQAIGEHLAEQQKPCAVLEPIPSSAYPTPAHRPLNSRLDCSRLLREWGVSQPDWRIALRQCLAGQT from the coding sequence ATGACTGCCTCCTTGCGCATCCTGATCATTGGCCGCAACGGCCAGGTGGCTCAGGCGCTTCAATCGCGCCTGGCCGGCACTGCGGAACTGATCGTGCGCGGCAGTGACCAGCTCGACCTGGCGCACCCGGACAACCTGCGGTCCGCCATCACTGCCCTGGGGCCGGACCTGATCATCAACGCCGCGGCCCATACGGCAGTCGACCAGGCCGAGAGCGAGCCGGAGCTGGCATTCGCCATCAACGCCACCGCCCCCGGGATCCTGGCTGGAACGGCGGTCTCCCTGGGCGTCCCGTTGATCCATTACTCCACCGATTATGTCTTCGATGGCCACCGGCGCGAGCCCTACACCGAGGACGACGCGACCAACCCGCTGAGCGTCTATGGACGCAGCAAACTGGCCGGCGAAGATGCGATCCGCCAGGCCGGGGGGCAGTACCTGATACTGCGCACCAGCTGGGTGTATTCCACCAGAGGTCGCAATTTCCTGCTGACCATGCAGCGCCTGCTTCAGGAAAAACCGAGCCTGCGGGTGGTGGCCGACCAGATCGGTGCACCGACCTGGGCGGCCACCATTGCCGACAGCACCGCGAAGCTCATCGAGCGCTGGCAGGCCGGACAGCCTGGCGCCTGGGGCACCTATCACCTGACGGCCCAGGGCGAGACGTCCTGGTTCGGTTTCGCCCAGGCCATCGGCGAACATCTGGCCGAGCAGCAAAAGCCCTGTGCCGTACTCGAACCCATCCCCTCCAGTGCTTACCCGACGCCGGCTCATCGGCCCCTCAACTCGCGGCTGGATTGCTCGCGACTGCTGCGGGAATGGGGAGTGAGCCAGCCAGACTGGCGAATCGCGTTGCGCCAGTGCCTTGCCGGGCAGACCTAG